ccaatctttttcttcctcttttcttttttttcccccctggaAAACTTAATATtcaataaatctgaaaaaaatgctgttctttggGATGTCAATTTCATCAAGCTGCAGTTCAGAAACTTCAGAATGTTTTCAGCTATCAAACAGCAGTTTACTCATTTTCTCATCCAAAGGTGATGCAGATGTTTGAAACCTCTATGCTCACTGCATGTATCAGAAACACTAAACAGTTCATCTCCTTGATTCCTCTTTATTGCCACCTACTTTCTGGAAAATGTGGAAGCCTCGCATTTGCCTCTTCAGATTCTCTGCCAAGTTCCCCTTGAAtcatattttacttcatttttgtctCACACGTTTATTACATGGTGacaaatgcaattttcttctgACACCACATAATAGATGTgtgaaacacacacacatgttCTGGTAAGAGACTGCTCTTTATTTCCTGGCTCCAGTTGCAAAACATGAGTCAGGGTTAGGAAGGTTGTACTTGTGTCAGAGAAGTGTAGTCTGCAACCTCAAACTCTCCTAGCTTTTACAGTAATAGTGAAAATTGCAAATCTGTTTCTTCTATTTCTCTGCTCACTACTTTCTCCTTCCCAAGCAcatcctttcttcatttcctaaTCACCATTCCCTTGTATTGTTCATGTTTATTCAATTCAGAGTTCGATGCTGTTATTAGCAGGAAAAACATCTCTCCTAAACCAAGTATATCAGCACTCTGACTGCAGTAGGTACACCACTTTTAGACAAAACATCCTCCTACTATTCtagttttaatgaaaagaagaaaaagcactagTCCATTTACTGTGAATTCCaagcagtattttctctgcATAGACTGATATTGATGTTCTGCTGTATAATTACAGGTGATGACCAAACAACCTCTCTACAAAACTTTGGTGACATAATATGCCTTATTTACATATACTAGAATTGTGTTCTATGCAATTCTGCAGTGTGAAGGAGacataaatgaaatacaaaatcagaTAGATCTTTTGTGAACTAAAGTGGAACAAGCCCCAAGTTacaagttaaaacaaaaacaggtaaacaaagaagttaaaaagagaaagctaaACATATCATTTCTGACTGGATCCAAACAGGCTGGGAGTTTAACGTGGCAAGCAGTTATTTTGCAGCTACCCATGGGTGATTGGAAGCAGCAGGAACTATGGTACTTCCACGTTACTCATAAACAGAGttttgaattgattttttttctaaaacattatATCCCACAGGGTCCTAGTGGTTGAGTGGCTCCTGCAATAGAATGACAAATAACTGTGTGACATGCTGTgaaaaatttagaaaatgagaaaaacgATCCCATTTTCcaaacagagcagaaacaaCACTGATTTCATTAGGCAAGATGGAGCAGACAATTAAACTGGGCACGCTTTTAATTTCGAAGCTAACCAGATAACTGATGCCTTTTGCAAATGTATCAACTATTGAAATGATTCCTTTAAATTGAAGCAAAATCactgattttcctttctaaaattaaagcatttacCTTACACAAAGTATAAGAAATGTTACCTGTTGCCTCCACCATTCCTTCTAGGATTACAACAATTTCTAGCTCCTCTTTGGGCAACTGGGCTTTGGAAATCTCCCAGAAAGGACTCTGCTGGTTAATTTCATGGCTGATGATCAGTGGTGAAACCAAAAAGAGACGATCATCCCCTGTGTAATAACCTACGTTGATATCTGTCTGGTTGAGCGGTATAAATTCCCCCTCCTTTGTCTGTTTGGATTTGATCAACTTGGCTCGTATTGATGCCTCTACAATGTGTGAATTCCTAAGGTCTCCTACTCGGAACATCAGACATAGCTTTCCGTCCCGCATGGAAATAACTGCATTTGTAGAAAAAACCAAGGTTTCTGCCCTCTTCTTGGGTTGAGATATTTTCACAAACATGCAGCCAACCATGAAAGCGTTGACGATAGAACCTAAAACAGACTGaattaaaagaagaacaatTCCCTCGGGACACTTGTCTGTGATGACCCGGTAACCATACCCAATGGTAGTTTCTGTCTCGATTGAGAATAAAAAGGCTGAGACAAACCCATTGAGGTTGCTGACGCATGGTGTCCACGTGCTGTCCCCTATATGATCCATATCTCCTCGCATGTAGGCAATTAGCCACCAGATCATTCCAAAGAAGAGCCAGGTCACTGTGTAAACCATGACAAAAATCAACAAGTTGAACCTCCACTTCAGATCGACTAAAGTAGTGAAGATGTCAGTCAAGTAACGGTAGGTCTCTCTGACATTCCCGTGGTGGACGTtgcattttccatctttcctaACATATCTCTGGATTTTTCTCTTGGCACATtctttgtttagattttttgGCAGATCCTCTCTAGCTTGTTTGGGTAACTTTGGCTGATGAATAGGGACAGGGCTCTCTATGTCCTGCTCCATTGAGTCTTCTTCCAGTACGTTAGCTGccattaaaagcaaacaaacaagagaaaggcaggcattatttttctcattatttcccCAAGTTAACACACAACTTCCTCCCATGTTACCAAAATGATATCactattaataaataaaattattgtcCTCATTCTTTGCTCACCTATTACATGCATAATGCAGAAGTCAAATGATGTCAAGCATCTTCAATTTATTACTAaatagaaatactttaaaagcaaagctcttTTTTCCTATCTATCAGGTCATCCAATCTACACTCATATTTAAATTCTGCAAGAcgcattaaaataaatctttcttccctctgtccTCCTTTACAgtttaataaatgatttttttttcaccaagaAAGATCTTCTGGGAGATAGTAGATACAAATGAGGAAATGAGTTTGCTTGAGGGTTTCCGTCAAGATGAGCAGAGAAAATGAGCAATTGttgagctatttttttctctgaattgcaTTGCTATGGGGAAAGTATTAAATAAGTTTCagaggtttaaaaaaacaaacattctttCAGAATGAGCCAGTCCTACTCCTGTTGAAGGAAAGGCAGGATTTCATGTAATATATACCAAGTCCAATTCAGGtgcatttctacagaaaatcaATGTCTCACTGATACTGAGACAGGGAACTGTGTGTCGTTCTCCCAGTAACGTAAAACATACAGTGTTTCAGAACATGATTTCATTTGAATTCGTTATGCCTGTGGCCTTTAATTCAAGTGTTCCTCTCTAATGACATCAGCCTACAGAGTGTTCCCCAGTTAAGTGTCTTATAAGAATATAAAAACCAGAAACAACAAgtaactgtctttttttcccttttgcttccCAGCCTCTTGAGATAAATAGCTTCATTAGTTTGTGAGGTTTTTCTtatgtacaagaaaaaaagagtttactGAGGAGAGTGGCCTCCTGCAGGAAGCCAAGGACCTTGGAGAGCTCTGGGTTAAGTGTGTCTTATTGGAAAGCCTCCTGCACTCTGAGGCTTCTTTCTATCAGAATTTCTGCTGTTGACTcctaattttctcatttttggcTCCTGTCTGACCCAGTGGTCATGCCTCTGGTATCCCACAGGCTTGGGGTCTCCACTTGGCTGTCCTGGGCAAAAGACTCAAACCCTTTCAATACTGAGGAGCTACTGGGCAAGGCCTGGGCTCTTATCTGGGGGGAAACTTGCACAAGGGACTGCTCTGGATATGTCAGTAGGGCTCGAGGAATGTTTtggtctctctctctctcagcagTGAGTGTTACGTGGAGGACTGTTTGTAGAATCCCATGATACCTGTAGATTTTTCAAGATGTGCAGCTTCACCTCTGTGGAGAAAGGCCCCTATAAGGTTTTAGGATTGACTGAAACACCCAGGAAAAAATGGACTGTAGACTGGTTGTCTCACCTCCTGGCCTGCTCCAGTGACAGCCAGTCACAGTCTGTTCAGTCCTGCAGCCTTTtctgtattaaaagaaaagctcaaAGGCTGACAGTAGCATGGAAACATGGAAGCAGATCAGTATTTTAAACATTGTACTGCACTCTGTGTCACTTTTTTAGTTTGGTACTGCATCTTGAGAGCATTATTCAGGCTGACTGCAGTGGCAGCACTTAAAGTCGTGTCCCAAACGAGTCAGTTCTGGATGAACTTATCCCAGTTGGTGACAGTATGCCTACTTGGATTATCACTAATGCTATATAATGTAtgacaaaataaacacaataaaaagGCCTTAAAGGAACCCTGTGAGACAGActaaagaaaaaggcagaaaatttgAAGTTAGGGCTTCATGCTTTATGCTTAACTCCATTGTGCCTAAGGATATTTCAGTCCAGAAGATCTATCACATTGCTGCAGTAACAGACCTCTCAAATACTCATGAACAGCCTACAAAAGCTCTGGCTTTTGAGAATTTAATGCAGTGTATGTTAGGTGAGTAGTGCAGGTTTAATGTGTTTCATTACATTCAATGCATTGTGAATATTGGGCTTTCCCTTCCCTGTTAGAGGACAAAGATACTGTGCAGGTGTTCCCTGTTGCATTTCAGAAGATATCTGCTGCTAAAGGCAGCCATGCCCTAGACCTTCCCCCCGAACATCTCTTACCAGAAGCTGCAAGGCATATTAAAAGCCTTAACAGGATGGGGAAGGAATGCAAGCATTGATTTTATTAGTGTCATCAGGAGAAATCTGAAGGGATGTACCCATCTGGGGATAGCTATCAGTCATATACTGCACCCACCTAGCctgttttgtgtgtttatttcttaCAGAAGTACTTACAAGCAATGAAGCATGTTCTACTCATACTGCAAAATTTTACCAGtgctttcaaaatacagtgTGCTGATGAAGACCTTGTGCATCATAACCAGCATTACTTGCCTTTTACAGGGCGTGAATTGAGCCACAAGCAGAGCTAAGGGCCGTGTTTTCTCAAGCGGCCGTAGGTTTtgtagcacagagctgctgtgctcccagcacaTGTTGGTGGGCTGGCTCTGTCACTGTAAGTGGTCTAACGTGTGAGAATTTTCCTCAGCCTTGGAAAGCAGCACCAGAGCTGGTTCTTGTGTGGATGTGGAAAAGGGCAGCTTTTAACAAGCAGATCTGATGGCTGCATTTAATCTACGTCTCTTTCAGTATAGCGCCTCACTAACATTTGCAGATATTGTAatctccctggaggcatttggCCGTTTTGTCAACTCTTCAGGCTGTTTCCAGTGCTGTCATTTCTCAACTCCCAGGCAgtctcagagaagaaaaatttaggcagattttttattttttttctcttatgcaAGATGCCCTTTTATGATCTCCCTCGCCCAAATGCCTGTACTGTAAGACCCCCAAAATACTAGTATGGGGAGGTTTTTAGATCAGAATTATTGCCCAACACTCTCACCTGGGCTGAGCTCTCACTCTAGAGTGAAGCCTGGGAGCAGTAGTTCCTGAAATAAGTGATCCAAGGACTGTGCATCTCtgtgtttccatggaaatgctTGATGAATAAGTTTTAAACACATGGCCGGATCCCTGTTCACCAGTGAGGCTGAGGAGCTGCCACATATTGATGGTGCTTTTGCCACAAAATGCTTTGGctaattatatttttacttgATATCAACCCAATTAACTTATGTTGtttatttcatgtaattttctttttggttaTATAATGGCTGACATGGTTCCAGGAACAGGGGAGTGAATAGCAGCTCTCTCACTTGTGAGCTATTTTTActatctctgtttttcttcatgacaaaaatatatacacattattaatctgcacagaaaaaaaaatcagcaacatTTGAACACTTCCCCCTTTCTCAATAAATATTATGTTAGTTTTAATTCAATGGTCAGGTATCAATACCATGCCAATTTAGAATATTCTGTTCAAAACACTTGTTCTAATGAGCCCTTTAGGCAAACACATAAAACATGTACGGGATTTCTGTGACTGGCTTGATTTTCCAGCAAATGACAAGAAGAACTTCTCCTAAACAAGTCCCTGGAGTTGTGCTTCATCACAGCAGTATGTACTGGCTATGTTAGCATATTAAATGTGCCCAGGCCTATTCTTTAGCATGGAAGCTAAATGGAAGGGTACAGCCCACACTTGTACTATTTATCcccatttgttttcaaagcagggTAGGCTTATACAATCTACTCATTGGAAACAGTCTATGTTCCATAATGACATAATGACACCTGTAATGTAGCCAGGAACTGTGTATACACAGTTATGCACTGGCTGAAACCATGGCAGTGGCTTTCCTTGGAATTTTACCACACAGGCAACGGGGTGCTTGCACTCAGGaccaaacattttattttctagtaaaAATGCAACCAATTATAGTGTTCCGGTCTTGTGTACTTTAGGACAGACTTAGAAAGGCACAATTCAATGTTTCCAagcacatatttttatttagaatcCATGGAAAGACATGAATCCAGTATCAACAATAAACTATGAGCTGTACTTCCGTTCTCATGACCTTAGTAGTTGTGAGCACAGTGGCTTGCTATAATCCCTAAGTCACCATTTTATAATCAATTacaattttttgtattttgatagtCCTTCAGAGATCTCGTCGTGGTGCTGTACAAGTACAAACCAAAAAGGAGGTATGCAAATGACATACTTGTCTGAGTCAAATACTCTTAGTCTGCTTTGGCTGTACACTGTATTAGAGGATGACCTACAAAATAAGTGTTTCAACGCAGAATATTACAAATTGTAACTTGACCATTTTTTAATAGAAGCTGATGTAGGGAATTCAGTTAAAGTTTCACTACAGTTTAGTAGATCgattttttcttctaacacaGTTGTGAACAATTTGTGTgcaaatttattaaaatatgactaattaaaaaaaatcagttgtaaCCTGCTAATTGCTCTCATGGAATTTATCATACAGATGCAAATGTTGTGCAGACGTAGTTTTAACTGTGAtttcacagaatcttagaatcactaaagttggaaaagacctctacgatcacctggtccaactgtcagcccacccccaccatacccactgaccatgtccctcagtgccacatcaacatggatcttgaacacctccaggaacagtgactccaccacttccctgggcaaacTTTTCTGATGCTTGACTGTCTGCAATTTCTGTCTGCAGGTTGTTCCTCACTTTCCTGTTAGGATGAGTGCAGCTTTTAGATTAAGCATATGTTTGCATTGGTAACGTCCAAGCCTGCACTTTTGTGAATAGTCTTCAGCATTCACCCTTCATTTGTTGTGATCATAAGCTTTCCCAACACTGAACTCACTTATGGAATATTCGATAATACCACGTGGATATTTCTGTTCCCCACTACCTCTGGAAAGTTGTTGGTCTTTGACATCAGGGGAAGGAGTCATAGTCTGCACAGTACAAGAGATTTTCTGCAATGTTCAAggtctttttgtttcttttcttgcaggAGATGCAAGGAGAAGTCAGACAGAGGAAGCAGACAGGGagcttctgaaatgcttttcctgaTCTCTAGCTTGTTTTAGTCACTGTTTCAAAGCTTTGTAGAATCTCAGTCTAATGAGCATTGAGGGCACAAGAACAGATATTCTCAGAATAGAGGAGGATTTGCTTATTTGATTAACTCAGCCTGTATCCTTCTCAGTGAGACAGGGTAACCTGTACTGTGACAAACTGTGTATTATCACTGTACACGAGGAGAAAGAgtcttatttacagaaaaagaaaaaggagccTTTTGTGATCAGCTAACAATTGTAAGCAGTCATTATcacaaaatgcagattttcctctgaaaatgagagaaattagGATCTGGTCTTTCACTGTTGAAATCAATGAAAGACTGCCTACTCATTCAGCTGGGAACATTGTCTAGTTCTCATTTGGAAATATTGAAGTATTCAATAAACAGTGACTTGTCAAATTTCTTCAAGTACCAAATTACTTATTTGCtcccatagaatcataaataTAAATTCAGAGAGAACAAGTGtgatttaaatttatttcagctgcagtttgctctagaaaagaaattcaaattgaaatacatttatgaTTAGAAAAGTGAATGTAAGAATGATACCTTGATTTTTCACGCTACCTGCTTTGTTATTACCTTCTAATCCAatccaataaaaaaaagtttctactatttttatttcttttaagccTGTAcagttgcaaagaaaaaaatgtctaagTAACACTTTGCCTCTGtgcagtaaaaacattttcatgaagTTCTGATTCTTGGCCCTTTGAATatggagaacagaaaatgatgctgctacatacatttaaaaaaaaacatgaatccATTGTTGGTAAACATTTGACCTTGTAGATGTTGTTTTATATTCTAACCAATTCCAACACAGAATTTACCACTAAAGACTCCAGAATGCTGTTTTCACATCTGCTTTGCTATATGTGGGTCCATTTAGAGCACAAGCAAGGCAAACAGTCTAGGCTGTATTATGTGTGTGGGGTAGCATAAGAAGGCTACAGACTTTGAACCTGCAAAGATATCTGGAGATAGCTGATTATCATCATCTTCTGCCTTTCATTAAATGGGGAGTCTTGAACTAGATTATGAAACTTGTTTACTACCTGAATTCTGAGTGCTTGTGTAAATGCCTGGCATTAAAAATAGGTTTCTAGAATAAGGAGATTTTGCTGTTACACATCTTTGCTCCTCTCTGATTAGTCAAGTTATATATGACTTTTACCAGACTTCTGGCTTCCAGAAAATCTGCAAGTTTGAGAGCATGTGAGATTTCCCTGTGGGCAGTGGTCATGGtcccaagctgccagagctcaaggagAGTTTCAAGAATCTCTCAGAaatagggtttggattttgggtggtcctgtgtggaaccaggagttggactcgatgacccTTGTGGACCCCTGAGAGCTTGAGgttttctgattctatgatctacacaaatcatagaatcatagaatcatagaatggcctggattgaaaagaccagaacatagttggccttctgggctgctagcgcacactgcttgctcatgtccagcttcttgaccaccaggacccccaagtctctctccgcagggctgctcttgaggatttcttcccccagtttgtataaatacctgggattgccccggcccaagtgcagcaccctgcacttaaccttgttaaacctcattagattcttaTGGGCCCATTTctgcagcctgtccaggtccctctggatggcttcccttccttccagtgtatcaactgcaccactcagcttggtgtcacctgcaaacttgctgagggtgcactcgattccattgtctatgtcactgataaagacattgaagagcaccggtcccaggactgagccttgggggacaccacttgtgaccggcctccaccctgacatagaaccatttatcacaaccctttggctgcgaccagccaaccagttcttaatccaccgaaaagtccatccttcaaatccatacctttccaatttggagagaaggatgtggtgaaggaccctgtcaaaggctttggagaagtccaggtagatgacatccattgcccttctcccatccactgatgccGTCACTCCAAATAAATCTACTGTGTTTGACTTCAGCACATATTCTCACCATTGACCCTCTTACGTATGTGGTGACAATGTCCAGAGTCTTTTTCGGGGGCCCAGTTCAGTGCTGACTAGATACCATTCTTTTGAGCAGACTCAGCATGTTTGTGGGCTACTGCTGATATTGCATATGTGCTATGGCTTGTGCTATGCCCTTATTCATCACATTCCCCTTGATGGTACAAGTCGTCTTTGTCATAAACTGGATCCTACGTGGCAGAAAATCTACTGTCTTTATCTAGTGCTCAGTACCTCTTCATGCTTAGCCTTCCCATTTGTGTAACAAGTGAAGTATAGATAATGGAAGGCcaccagaaagcaaaaattaagaTGACAAGTCATAATAAGTGTACAAGACTGGCATTGAAGTCAGAGACTCTGGCATGCAAGTGTTCATAGTAACATACAAAGAAGTCAGAGAAGTACACTatctatttggaaaaaaatcagacctCAGTTTCCCTTGCTATAGTGTTGTCCTATCTACAGCCAATGCAGAAATGACCACCTCAGAAGCTGTACTTCTTTAGAGAGGGTgagatagaaagaaaacatttgtgcaCTTGGAAAATGGATACTATCACCAAAGCTGCTGCAAGAAGTGAAGCAAGGTCAGTGGCAGAGAGAACGTAGGTGTCCCTCCCTGAATCATGCCACCATACAACATCAGACCTTGTATAATTTCTACTGCATAGGGTAAAACTACTGACAGCTGCCGTAGAAGAGATAATAGGGATCATTAATGATTCTCAGTGCTGACAGGCCTTAATAGCTGCAAATGCTGGCCACATGCTTCCCTTATGATACCTCTGCATCAGATGCATGTCTCCCTGAATTACTGTAAAATGTCATTGTCTGACGTGCCCCTTGaggatttctttttgtagtTACTCAGCTCCAGCCATTTCTGCCAGTTACTATGACATGCACTAATGCcaaaatttttacttttctgtttcagtagtTCTTCAGACGATTACCAAGAAgtcagtttcatttctgtgagGTGTACCAGGAAAAGGCGAAAGTATGAAGTATACTGATCTGAACGTTACCAGTTAAAAACTGTGTTCACATGTTCTAACTGCTGGAAATTGGATAAAAAATCAGAACTGCTTAAAATTATAGAATATTTTAGGTAAGACCTTGACCAACAGACTCTTGACCAACCCTCTGCCCAACACAGGATCAACTTCAAAGGTGGATCATAGTGCACAGGGCCAAGGATGGGAgtttccacagcctctctgggccCTGTTCTAGTActgggaacattttttttctttatattctaTTGTAATTTTCCTTGCTGAAACTTGTGCTCATTGCTTCTTGGTTTTACCGGTACGCCTCTGGGAAGAGTCTGACATCATCTTatctacagcttctcttttGCATCTTGGCTATTGATTTacagctctgccttcctggGAATTTCTGTGAGGGCtgattaaattctgttttctccatgtttttttcctaactgattatgcagaaaaagaatgtCCTCAAGTTTTTTGACTAGAGATGAGGAGAATTAGTTCCTTCttctcatgattttttttttctgttaaaattttcCTAACTGAAAATTCTAGGAATAAAAATTAAGTGATCAGCTGAACATTTTGTACACATAATTCTGgctcttttatttctgcatctgtACTGTCACTAATATCCGCAGATTTCTCTTGGTTGCTTCTGGAAATGTAAGAGTAAATAAGAGTGTAGTTATCCTGTCCAGTGTACAAGCCAATGGATCTGATgtggctgatgtagttgccaagccaagccactctccaccatatttgaaaagttatgGCTGTCAGTGAATtctctcccatttttaagaaagggagaaaggaagatctaGAGAAatacaggctggtgagcctcacctctgtgacTGGGAAGATCATGTAAAAGAACCTCCTGGAAGCTATGGTAAGGCACATGCAATACAAGGAAGTGATCTGCATTGGTAGACAGAGTGACTGAcgtcatctatctggacttgtgcaaggcctttgatatggtcTCACATCACACtgttatctctaaattggaaagatatggatttcaAGGTGGGCCTATTCAGTGGATGAGGAATTTGTTGGATAGCCACATCTAGAGGGTTGTGGTAaatggctctgtgtccaggtggagggCCCCAAGtgtcagtcttgggaccagtgctcttcaacgtcttcatcagtgacctggatagtgggattgagtgcaaccttagcaagtttgctgatgacactaaac
The Numida meleagris isolate 19003 breed g44 Domestic line chromosome 1, NumMel1.0, whole genome shotgun sequence genome window above contains:
- the KCNJ6 gene encoding G protein-activated inward rectifier potassium channel 2, whose protein sequence is MEQDIESPVPIHQPKLPKQAREDLPKNLNKECAKRKIQRYVRKDGKCNVHHGNVRETYRYLTDIFTTLVDLKWRFNLLIFVMVYTVTWLFFGMIWWLIAYMRGDMDHIGDSTWTPCVSNLNGFVSAFLFSIETETTIGYGYRVITDKCPEGIVLLLIQSVLGSIVNAFMVGCMFVKISQPKKRAETLVFSTNAVISMRDGKLCLMFRVGDLRNSHIVEASIRAKLIKSKQTKEGEFIPLNQTDINVGYYTGDDRLFLVSPLIISHEINQQSPFWEISKAQLPKEELEIVVILEGMVEATGMTCQARSSYVTSEILWGYRFTPVLTLEDGFYEVDYNSFHETYETNTPVYSAKELAEMASRAELPLTWSVSSKLDQHAELETEEEEKNQEDQNERNGDVANLENESKV